The Ziziphus jujuba cultivar Dongzao chromosome 3, ASM3175591v1 region TAAAGTCAAGGATAGAATTGAgatatggaaaaaaatatatataaaaaaacacaaaacatgGTTCTTTTTTTCAACTCTAAAATGATCAAAAGCCTTGCTGATATGTTGGCTGGATTGACAATTatcacgaaaaaaaaaaaaaaaatcaaaacaagtcTGAAGTGGACTAATTTTGACTAGAAATAGCAAGTTccagtaaaaattaataatattgaatttAACATTGAATTTAAGTGCAAAATTAACTCACTTCTAGGAAAATGtagatttggtttttgtttcaacttttaaattttaaattttaaattatgtttctcaaaaggtttttaaattttatttatttatctatttaaagcaCTTATTATCCTCttccctttttctctttccttacTTTTCATCGTATTCTTTTcatttcttctcctttttatttatttttcaactcaCCTTTTTTGACAATaggaatataataaatatacatatatacaatgcaatacatattatttacctaataatctttttttttttttttacatattactTACATAATAACTTTTtgttcaaaaatcaaataaaatattaatttattgattttgaagACTAAAATATTTCCAAACAACATTCAAAAAACATTACATacttttaaaaagtaattatgtTAATAAATATAGACTATTGATCTCATAAATATCTAACCTCAcatatattatcatatataaacTATACATCTTTTTTAAGGAAATCCAGAATAAATTTTATCCGAAATACATGTATAGACAATGATTTCCATTGATATAGCTATAGTagactatgattttttttttttaaattatcatttaattaGCATTTCGAATAAAATTCATCCAGAACTTtccatagtaataataaaaaatttaaaaaaaattaagaatttacAAGTTTGGGTAATAACAAAATATTGCAAGTTGTAATGAAGAGTGGTGAGGTGGACCAGCGGGGATGCATATCTATCCACTTCAGAAGAAGAATAATTGCCCCCAAAAAACATATTAACAATCACACTTCTTCTTTACTCCATTCCAACACATTCAAAGCCTTGACTTCCGCCTAAGATACAGCATCTCCTGGGCCTTCTACCCTGGCCCACATACACTTTGGCATCTCTTCTTTGTTTGCTTTAAATTATATTCCTAGTTCAATCACAAAGAAGAGGGATAACAAAGTTAGAAGAAATCCACATGACTAGCCAATCATGTAGCACCATGTGTCCATTCAAAAACAACTTCCCTAGATTTGTGGCCTCTTAATGCTCTTTTAATTCCACCCTTGATTAGGAGAAAGAAAATCCTTGATTAGGGTGGtggatacatttttttattcaataatctcattatttatcattcattttattttaaataccaaaaattaaaatttgtaacCTATCTTACTTCATTCATGGAGgacattatttaaagaattgtTCTTACCTAAGTAGAAGGGTTTGAACTTTTGAATACAATAAAaactatttgaaaaattataatgataaatatataaacccacccaaaaaaaaaaggaaaaaaaaaaaaaagacattttttACCTTGCAACCTTTATTCAAACTTATTTGAGGactttcttttttgtgtttttttttgaatttatagcTGTAAGCAACAAGGATAGATAGTTAACCTCTACCACAAATTTTGCAACTTCTTGTTCACATGAATATGGCATTTATCTTCTTATTCGTGCCTTTTTTAAAGCTTTTAATCTTACAAGCTACATGAGGAAAAAtatgtgttttctttttcacgTAAGACTTCAATACTTAGTTTTTTGGTGATAAATTTCAATACATGTTTGCTAAGGATAAGGTTTGAAAAAGGTAATCCTCAATATAGACAGCTATAGAAGGTATAGTTTACCCTAAGACAAGGGCATCACGATGACCATTCACAATAGTCCTTTTGATACCCATCTACCCAAATAAATACGCAAAAAGTTTTGTCAATGTCAAGGGCATGTTTTTTGATGAAATATCCTTGGCAACGACATTACTCTATCTTATTATGTAGACTTTTTTTGGTATGAAACTACCAAATGTAGCTTTTCTATTCTAAAatctattttatatgtatatcaaAGTCTACCTAAGAATGccttaaaaatattgttttttttctttttttggcaataAAGTTAATTTCAAAGTTAAGATATTAAATTGAGTCAAAACCATGatccttttaaattaaatctgcaaaactttgaaaacaaaaatcaattttcaaaggagcacaaaaatagaaaaatatccttatgaacttttcttttttgttgcaCTAGCTAGCTTTACACTTAACCATGTGGTACAGTAACACTAGGATCAAACATTTGTATTCGTTGCTCTAGCTAGCTTTACACTTAACCATGGGGCATGGTAACACTAGGATCAAAcatttgtattctaattatataaataaaataacattgattttaacttttaagccattattaccaaaaatggcAAGAGGAAGCCAGTAATTGCAATCTCTTTGCCACGTGCATGTCATCAAGTGAGTGGTTATAACAATACACATGCTATATTGGGTGAATGAAATTCCATAATCACAAGTAAACAAAAaggaagaacaaagagaaactCAGAATTAATATGCTGGGTGTAGAAGAATTATGACACTAATGGGGTCCAATTTGTCCCTCTGGAAGGGGAAATTTCAAGTGTATAACATGGCAGATGTTTCCATAAATGGGGTAGTTCTGATTTGTGATATAAAGAGAAACATGGGTACACAAAACATTGGGGACATTGCATATGCTAGTGGTTTAGGcaatattgaaaattgaaatgcaGGCCGGTccctaattaaaatatatatatacatatatatatatatataaatgtgtgtatatatatatatatatataaatattatatttatttattttcatataattcTTTGAGTTATATTAAACTTTGTGATAAAATTAAACTTCACATAATTAACAACTTAATTCCAAATTTCCATATTAATGCTAAATGCTTAGACCCTTCAATCATAATTCTTCCCAAACCCATGAAGTTTGCCTTATGCTATTTTCAAATCTAACGGAGACATAGATGATATATTTAAAAAggtttattgcattttaatactccttaattttaataagttttattttttatttttaaatttaaaatgttacaatttcaactttcaaatttcaatttgttgcatttctctcattaaaatttttagctAATGGTGATTAATGACTTTATTTCACATGACTCCCACATGCATAATATTGAAATGCAATTTGGTTAAATTTGCTATAattgaaacttttaaattttaatttattctttttttattttttttgctcaaataatttattactatttaaatcttatattttcaaatatttgcattttaatatcCCATGCGGTTAGTTTTAATTAGCCAAAAAATGGAAGAGGACAAAAATACCATGGGCATTAATCCATCTCATGTATATTGATCAATTTCAACCAAATTAAGCCATTTCTAGACATTAACATTATACATATTTAAGtactatatttttttctattctaAAAATCTACGAGTTGAaagagggaaaaataaataaataaataaataattggtgTCTTTACGAATATGGGATAACTACTACATTTATTCGGTGTGTTTTTAGTACATACTAtgattatcttttattataaacATTTATTCAATTTTGACGTTCCATAAAATTTCTGCATATTACTAATTTTTCTTTACAAGAACTTGTTGGCCTTTGGAGACTATTGTGATTTAAAGAGTACGAGAGTTTGAAGCATGAAATAATTATTGATGATAGTGGCACTATTGTGTCTAATGCCAACAATTTTGATTATTatcttcatttttaatttatttgtttcgGCAATAATTTATCTGAGCTTCATTGAAATTTGTTTCcgatgtgtatttttttttctttttggtggataaaaattttccaatatataGTTATGATCAAACGATACAAAAAGCATTATTCTTATTATACTCAGAATTAAAATACGACAATGTGGAGAAGCACGCAGAAATTATTTAataggtaatatatatatatatatatatatatggtttaaattgatattaataCTTCGCTTAAATTTTaatcaagttttcttttttcttttttcttttaatttttttaataagttggAGAGGAATATTTCATTATAAGGCCTTAGAACTCAAAATCTAACAGTTATCACAAGTGGTCGGTTATTACCAACCGGATTGTTTCAAAtctgtctttctttctttttctttttttaattagaattataaaaaaaaaaaaaaaaaaacctaaaattcaGAATTAATctctttgaaattaaaaaaggaaaaaaccctTATTAACTCCATCTCCCGGAAACTGATCAGTCTGATCTAAATttctttgaccaaaaaaaataaagtctaATATAATTTCTATTAGGAATATTACTTCTTTTTCCTACACATATACCGTTACGTTGTCAATCAACAAAGGGCCAACATAAACTATATATGTAGGGTTTTTTTTGCCATATAGTTgaagcttttcttttatttatgcttattattatttgtttttattataagCTTTTCAAGTTAGCAACGATGGTAAGTCCAAAAAAGAAACTAGCAAGGATGAGAAATTGGTCTGAGCTCCCAAGCGAACTTTTGGAGTTAATCATAAAAAAACTTGTAGTCGTCGACACCATTCGATTCAAATCAGTTTGTCGTTATTGGAACAAAGCTGCTCAATCTACCATATCTTCTCCATCTTACATTCCTAAGCCTCAGATTCCATTGCTCATGCTTTCTACTAGACCAACAATGGACCAATTTCATGGTTGTCGTTTCTTGAACCTTGAAGAGAATGGCAAGGTTTACGAACTCAACAACGACGTAGTTTATGGAGGATTTTCTGATGACGCACTCTATGCTGGATCATCATACGGTTGGTTGGCTATTTTGGACAAGAAAACGGAACCATACCTTGTAAATCCTTTTTCAAGAGCTAAAATAAAGTTCCAATTGGAACCCACCACTCGATTAAGATTTGAAAAAGGTCTTGTTATTAAAATCGTCCTCTCTTCTAATCCATCTCGTAACAAGAATTTCTCGGCTGCGGTTTTATGTGGTATTGTGCCACCCAATAATAGACTAGCTTTTTATGAGCATAGTGATAACTCCAACTCATTTACATGGACATGGTCTGAATTTGAGAACGAGTTCTACTTCGATATAACATGCCATAATGGTAAGGTATATGCATTAAACTTTTTTAATAGTGTTCATATATGGGATTTTCATACTAGCTTGCCCATAAAAGCCGTGGACACTATAAATGTTAAAATGGAAGCAAAAAAATTGGCAATGGAACTTCTAAGATACCCAGTGCCAATGCCAGataatttatcattattttgtaGGCCATGTTTTGTGGAATCATCCTCGGGTGAGATTTTGATTCTGAAACAAATTCATTTATACAGTGTTGACAATGATACAATGTCAACAATTGGATTCGTGGTCTTTACATTCGATGATGAAACTGGGAAAATTGAATGCATGCCACAAACTTTGTCGGATCAAGCTATCTTGCTAGGAAGAAGAGAAGCAACATCCATATCGACTCGAGATTTTCCAAAATTAGAAGCGAATTCGATATATTTCATGGATGAATATCTTGAAATCTATAACCTGAAGAAGGATAAATTTACTAGGTGTGTTTACGAATATGGATCAAGTACTAAGAGTTTGTCATGTTGGATGGTTCCTAATCTTTGGTAATTAAATATACTGGAACTTTTAAGATTGAATGATTGGGTATTTCtgtatgtttttcttctttcgtacttgtaatttttgtttatattgttTACAGCTTTGTGCTTATAATGttcatattaattaatcatgaaCTGCTAGCTATTCAATTTAGACAATGCATCTATATTCAAAATTATGTTCCTCAAATTGCATATTCACAAacagtttctcttttttttttttttttttttttttttttttggttttttttccaACCCAAATCTTAGATCCAAACAAAGGCTATGTTAttgctgatatatatatatatatatatatatatttttttttttctatgtctGTTTCGGCAAAATAGGGATTAGCCAGTTTTGTGTTCCATCTTGGTATCATATTTGTTTAAACACTCCTTCTCTGCCATCACACCGGTAAAGCTCATAACAAATATcgtgatagaaaaaaaaagaagtaataatacaaaaattttgcTTGCACTAGAACTAAATGTACTGATATCTTTTTGATTCAGAAATatctattttacaaaaatagatatacattcatttaaaaaaaaaatcacttttgaaaatatgataattattatcatatttataataagtatgtaaatagtaaaaataaacatGCCACATAAATTAATAGTATTTTATAAAAACTGCTTTTCACTGATGATGTTTAAAATGAATATCAAATTTATCTGATCAGAGTTGGATTGGGAGCTCAAACAAAtttcttattaccaaaaaaaaatattgagccATTTCTATACTTAAGGCGTATATAAAAATACTGATAATTTTCTATTCCTAAATCTACGACTTAATGAGGAAAAAATTAATAGGTGTATTTAGGAGTATGCATGACTACCAAGAGGATCTTTTGGTTGGTTCCTAATCcttaaagataaaatatttgtttttttttttcttttttcttttttcttttttctttttttttttaaagcacaTTATGTGATCAATCtcttattattgatattaattcaattttgaaaatttctacaTATTACCAAATTTTCTCTACAAGATTCATATTACCAATTTTTCTCTACGAGACTTGCTGGTCTTTGGAGACTACATGATAATGTGATTTAAGAGTACGAGAGTTTGAAgcatgtaataattaatatatatgatggggGACTATGTTTCCAATTCAGTGTCAAAACTCTAATATAAttcatctttatttttaattaatttatttttgcaataatttttaTGAGTTTCATTGAAATTAAATCGATCCAATGTAGTTCACGAACTTCACAtgatcaaatgatatatacaaaATACGGTATTCTTATTATACTCAAAATTAAGATTCAACAATGACGTAACTAATTAAGCCATATTGCTGATGCATGcggaaataatattaaatatgtaaaagaCAAAATGGTTTAAATTCCTACTTATCTTCACATTCCACCAAACTGCGCTTAAATTCAGTTAATCAAAGGCAATACagggaaaaaaagggaaagagaaaacGTACACAAAACATTAGGGACATtacattttcagccaaaaaaaaaaaaaaaaattaaattagggaCATTACATATGCAAGCGGTTTGGGCAATGAAATGCCACCTGGTCCCTATTATTAATCACTTTGAGACTttgacttattatatatatatattcatttactTTCGTATAATTCTTCGAATTATATTGAACTTTGTGATAAAATTAAACTTCATACTAAACACTTAAATTTCCAAGTTTCCACATACTAAATGCTTATTAGACCCTTCAATCATAATTATTCCCAAACCTATAAAGTTCGCCTTTGTTCCAATCGCAAAGTTTCTTTgttctcaaaattaaaaaataaaaataaaaaaaataaaaaaaaaatgaaaatcacaactctaattttttaattctaaCAGAGAAATAGCTAGATGGTATTTTTAAAAGGATTCATTACACTTTAATATATACCATCTAGTTTTGGTAAACTTGACCTTTAaacttaaaatattacaatttcaacTTAATGTGTTTTATTTGGTCTGGTCGAAGTTTTTGGCTAACTCTCATTAATGGTTCTATCACACATCATTCTGATGTgatcaatattaaaatataatttggttaagtttgttacaatttaatctttataattttaaagtatTGCAActtagattttatattttttaaatatttgcattttagTATTCTTAAACTGTTAATTTCCATTAGCCAAACCAATGAACAGGGATAAAAATCCCTTGGGCATTAATCTATCTCATGAATATTATCCAACCAACTAAGCCATTTTAAGGGAAggaacccaaaaataaataaataaataaattggtttttggaCCACTTAATTCTACATggtttttctataaattattgatacgtgataaaaaataattcatataattttaaaatgattggtatgatttaaaattttaatttttttactatatttttgccacatatcaaaaaatttatggaATGATCATTTAAAAATAGATTGTCTAAAAACCATCTAATCATATCTCCATTTTTAGGCCTCAACATTATACGAATCTAAGTGCTAATTTTCTATTCTAAAATCTacgattttaattatttttttttgaaagagaaaaagaattaaTAGATTTATTTACGAATACGGAATACTTGCTGATGGAATCTTTTGGATGGCTCCAAAtcttggagataaatgtgtgtgcatacatatatatatatatatatatatgtatatatatatatatatatatatatatcattgatatATTCAATTTTCACTCTGCATAAATTTCTACATATCACTAATTTTCCTTCAGAAGAACTTGTTGGTCTTTGGAGACGACATGTGATTTAAGAATATGAGAGTTTGAAGCatgtaataattatatatgatgATATTGGTACTATTGTGTGAAATGCCCAATAtaatcttcattttttatttatttatttttgcgaTAATTTATACGAGCTTCAATATTGAAAATTGTTTccgatgtttttgtttttgcaggatgaaaatttctttaatatatagttCATGATCAAATgatacaaataaaattattcttatgatactcaaaattaaaatacaacaaTGTGGATAAGCAGgcagaaaatatttaataagaaaaaattatggtttacaTTCATATTAATCTTCACATCCTACCAAACCTCgcttatattttaatcaaagttttatttttcattcttatttattattattattttataaattgtaaAAGGAGATATCATTACAaggttttaataataaaaaagagaaagaaaaataaaaaataaaaaataaaggtttaTTATACTTTTTGATCCACTATTTTGCCACCAATTTCAACCCAAGCTTTCAACTTTTTCAATTCACTAGCTAATATGTAACTTGATCCtccttattaaattttaattgtttttctatGCGTTCTTTGGTTTGATGTCAAAAAAAGTAGTAGATTAGATAACAATTTACATACTAAAAAAATGCAAACCAGATATAATGGAAACGAAGTATGTGGCAGAAAAATTCAAAAGCCAGTGTTGCATCCAAAACTGAATATATAACCTTTATACTGAAAATGGAAATTCGTACAACAATCTTATAAAATGAACAAATGAAGGTCTAAACGCGTACATTATCAGCAAGAAATgttatacaattttaataaaagGAGATGCTATACAACAACTTCCGCCGGTTCTGTTTCTCAAAAGCGGTCAGAATGTCATCGATGGATTCCTCCCATGAGTCAGCTGCTTCAATCTAATGTACAGAATTAAGCCACAGCTTGTAAGCCAATTTCTAAAAGTTAGAGAAGCTTGATAACTACTGTGAAGCATATTAGGGTTCATACCTCTAGGCAAAGATCTAAAGCCAGACGAGCTCCAACTGCTGCCTCCTCGTGGTTGTCTTTTACCTCCAAATTGATAATCAGCACACTTTTCATCAGAATATGATCACGATTGTGAAGATCTGCACATTGTTATACACAGGGTGGACAATGTAAATGACAGCTTTTTAAGTAATCAGATTTACTGGATGCTGTACATGAACTAAAAGAAAGGATGAACTTTGCGTAAAAGCTTGAACTAATTATTCACGATTACTATGTAAAAGGGACAAGGAtgtttttttccctattttgtTTAGATACAACCAAAACTGCAGGATTGTTTTAAACAACCACATCTAATTAAAAGTGAGAACAAACAAGCATGGGTTTCTATCCTCACCAGGCACGCTCTTTAAAACTAAAATGCTACTACTTTCAAGCATCGGGATCCATTATAATCTCCCCTGGTTCTCTCCGACTAATTTCCTAAAGTTGTGCGTCTACCATTTTAATCGCACCTAATCAATCCTCATGATGCATTAGCAGCAAACTTAAAAGATATATGAAAAGAAATCCACACAATTTAACTCAAAAGAATCTGTTTTTTGGTAAGAATTAGAGCACGCACAGAGGGAAAAGAGATGGTTGCATTAAGGTTTAGGTGATAAGAGAGCTATCTATCCTGCCTCAAGTTATTGCATCATTATCCTAAGATCAAATTGCTTATCCATCCTGCCTCTAGTCATTGGTTGACTCATAAGCTTGTTTAAGCATACTATCTAACATTGCTAATCATAAAAATGATCCACATTTATAACAAACCAACAATAACATATGCAATACAGATAATCTCAAGACACTGGCATAGTTCTTACAGTTCAGGAACTAACAGTCTAGAAAACAGATAGCGAGTATCGAAACCAACAACTCATTCAAACATACAATTTTATGCATTCTATTGTAACACAAAAACCATGATGCAAACGGAAatcaaaaaaagaagggaacaTACCAACCTTCAATTACCATATCAAAAACCTTTTCCTCAAATGTAAACACGATGTCAAAAAAGCCATCAACAGCGTTATCTTGCCACCGCTGAGGAGCCAGTTTCACACCAGAGTTTCTCTTAAGCATAGGCAAAATGCCATTTCGTTTGTAACTGTACcaaaaaattcaacattttgCTTCACTTTTATAACACAgaccaaaaattcaaaaaatgcaCGATAATGCAATTCATACAGTGCATCACATATACAATTCAAGCATTCAACTCAGAGATACCAATCAAAAAATTCCCATAACACCTCACCCCTTTACACACACATTAATCCAAATAAACACGATTAAAAGCAAAAGCCCATCAAAGATAACTTCATCATTCAAAAACTacaaccccaaaaaataaaataaataataaaaaataaataaaataaaccctccTATAATTGCTAGTAAATTGAACTTTCCAACTTATAATTATAATCATAATCAATTGCAACCCACTTCTCAGCATCCCAAGTCAATCAAGGTTTCAgtacaaaaacacaaaatatttatattacaagAAAAACCCAAATCGAAATTCTcgtagaaaaagaagaaaaattcaaacttgagagcgaaaaagaagaagaatatacaGCTCGGGGTCTTTGCGGCGGAGATCGTCGAACATCTGTTTGTAAGGAGTACCGAAATCATAGATATTGGGTTCCCGAAGGGAAGGTCCGGGAAGCTTGACGTGAGAGCCGGTACCATAGGAACACACTTCGAAGCCCTGTCTCTTCAGCAAAGAGTGAGCTTCCATGCTTCGATTCTGGTTCGACgaacacaccattgcatacctGAACTTCATTGCtttcttcaaaattcaaaaaccccaaaaaagacaaaaacgaAAAACGCTTTTACCAGGGTTTTAATcaaaaaagggttttttttttttttttttttttttcctgaaaaccAGATACGATTTTGTATTTGTTCTATTTGATGATAATCATAGACCCGCACGTAGAGGATTTTATAACGGTTGCCGTTAAATTCACCGCCTATCTCCGATTTATgagatcaattaattaaataccataaattatttgctttatttaaatCTGATATAAATGTCGGTGTATTtagaaaaaatttgtgaaacaAGCACAAATCCAGGCCTCTATTTACCTTATGTTTTGGTGCTCCGTTAAAAAGCAATATGTTTATCTTCTTGCAAGATTATTTTCTATTACTCATAGAAAAATAGATTCTTGGTGAAGAAGAAACATGGAGTTCTGGTTATCCTATTAAATCAAAGTCACTCATACATGTTAATAATTTGAGATAGAATTTTCCAGCAAGCACACTTTTATAGTAGTAAGTTTCTCATTTTTACCTTTTCAATCAAGTGGTATtccaattcacccaaaaaaaaaaaaaaaaagaaattgatcaaGTGGTATTacatttcacccaaaaaaaaagaaaaaaaaa contains the following coding sequences:
- the LOC125423243 gene encoding putative F-box protein At5g66830; protein product: MVSPKKKLARMRNWSELPSELLELIIKKLVVVDTIRFKSVCRYWNKAAQSTISSPSYIPKPQIPLLMLSTRPTMDQFHGCRFLNLEENGKVYELNNDVVYGGFSDDALYAGSSYGWLAILDKKTEPYLVNPFSRAKIKFQLEPTTRLRFEKGLVIKIVLSSNPSRNKNFSAAVLCGIVPPNNRLAFYEHSDNSNSFTWTWSEFENEFYFDITCHNGKVYALNFFNSVHIWDFHTSLPIKAVDTINVKMEAKKLAMELLRYPVPMPDNLSLFCRPCFVESSSGEILILKQIHLYSVDNDTMSTIGFVVFTFDDETGKIECMPQTLSDQAILLGRREATSISTRDFPKLEANSIYFMDEYLEIYNLKKDKFTRCVYEYGSSTKSLSCWMVPNLW
- the LOC107422871 gene encoding uncharacterized protein LOC107422871 — protein: MKFRYAMVCSSNQNRSMEAHSLLKRQGFEVCSYGTGSHVKLPGPSLREPNIYDFGTPYKQMFDDLRRKDPELYKRNGILPMLKRNSGVKLAPQRWQDNAVDGFFDIVFTFEEKVFDMVIEDLHNRDHILMKSVLIINLEVKDNHEEAAVGARLALDLCLEIEAADSWEESIDDILTAFEKQNRRKLLYSISFY